The Cervus canadensis isolate Bull #8, Minnesota chromosome 29, ASM1932006v1, whole genome shotgun sequence genome includes a window with the following:
- the MSANTD2 gene encoding myb/SANT-like DNA-binding domain-containing protein 2 isoform X4, producing the protein MPPPFSSARGSSEPHSRPSPRERSARRGRVRGERPGTAGGLHAAAGARSRPPSSKPGPRAAPESGAAGCEGASLPGGAAAAAWKMAAPCGSELPANSPLKIPKMEVLSPASPGGLSDGNPSLSDPSTPRGASPLGPGSAAGSGAAASGGLGLGLGGRSAASSSVSFSPGGGGGGGAAAAAAAACRGMSWTPAETNALIAVWGNERLVEARYQQLEGAGTVFGSKAPGPAMYERVSRALAELGYERTPSQCRERIKLVRCPELNAVFQLWPHRC; encoded by the coding sequence ATGCCCCCACCCTTCTCCTCCGCTCGGGGATCCAGCGAGCCTCATTCCCGCCCCTCGCCCCGGGAGAGGAGCGCGCGCCGCGGCCGGGTGCGCGGAGAAAGGCCGGGGACGGCAGGCGGCCTCCACGCGGCCGCCGGGGCCCGCAGCCGTCCGCCCTCCAGCAAGCCAGGCCCGAGGGCAGCCCCGGAGTCCGGGGCGGCCGGATGTGAGGGCGCGTCACTTCCGGGCGGTGCAGCGGCGGCCGCTTGGAAGATGGCTGCGCCCTGTGGCTCGGAGCTGCCCGCCAACTCGCCGCTAAAAATCCCGAAGATGGAGGTGCTCTCCCCGGCTTCTCCTGGTGGCCTGAGCGACGGAAACCCATCGCTGTCCGACCCTTCCACGCCTCGGGGTGCCTCCCCGCTCGGGCCGGGCAGTGCGGCGGGCTCGGGGGCAGCGGCGTCCGGGGGTctcgggctggggctggggggccgCAGCGCCGCCTCGTCCTCGGTCTCCTTCTCCCCTGGTGGCGGCGGTGGTGGCGGGGCTGCGGCAGCCGCCGCCGCTGCATGCCGGGGCATGTCGTGGACGCCGGCAGAGACGAACGCGCTCATCGCTGTGTGGGGCAACGAGCGGCTGGTGGAGGCACGGTACCAGCAGCTGGAGGGAGCCGGCACGGTGTTCGGCAGCAAGGCCCCCGGGCCGGCCATGTACGAGCGCGTGTCCCGGGCCCTGGCCGAGCTGGGCTACGAGCGGACCCCGTCCCAGTGCCGGGAGCGCATCAAG
- the MSANTD2 gene encoding myb/SANT-like DNA-binding domain-containing protein 2 isoform X6, giving the protein MPPPFSSARGSSEPHSRPSPRERSARRGRVRGERPGTAGGLHAAAGARSRPPSSKPGPRAAPESGAAGCEGASLPGGAAAAAWKMAAPCGSELPANSPLKIPKMEVLSPASPGGLSDGNPSLSDPSTPRGASPLGPGSAAGSGAAASGGLGLGLGGRSAASSSVSFSPGGGGGGGAAAAAAAACRGMSWTPAETNALIAVWGNERLVEARYQQLEGAGTVFGSKAPGPAMYERVSRALAELGYERTPSQCRERIKVVPWDVTY; this is encoded by the exons ATGCCCCCACCCTTCTCCTCCGCTCGGGGATCCAGCGAGCCTCATTCCCGCCCCTCGCCCCGGGAGAGGAGCGCGCGCCGCGGCCGGGTGCGCGGAGAAAGGCCGGGGACGGCAGGCGGCCTCCACGCGGCCGCCGGGGCCCGCAGCCGTCCGCCCTCCAGCAAGCCAGGCCCGAGGGCAGCCCCGGAGTCCGGGGCGGCCGGATGTGAGGGCGCGTCACTTCCGGGCGGTGCAGCGGCGGCCGCTTGGAAGATGGCTGCGCCCTGTGGCTCGGAGCTGCCCGCCAACTCGCCGCTAAAAATCCCGAAGATGGAGGTGCTCTCCCCGGCTTCTCCTGGTGGCCTGAGCGACGGAAACCCATCGCTGTCCGACCCTTCCACGCCTCGGGGTGCCTCCCCGCTCGGGCCGGGCAGTGCGGCGGGCTCGGGGGCAGCGGCGTCCGGGGGTctcgggctggggctggggggccgCAGCGCCGCCTCGTCCTCGGTCTCCTTCTCCCCTGGTGGCGGCGGTGGTGGCGGGGCTGCGGCAGCCGCCGCCGCTGCATGCCGGGGCATGTCGTGGACGCCGGCAGAGACGAACGCGCTCATCGCTGTGTGGGGCAACGAGCGGCTGGTGGAGGCACGGTACCAGCAGCTGGAGGGAGCCGGCACGGTGTTCGGCAGCAAGGCCCCCGGGCCGGCCATGTACGAGCGCGTGTCCCGGGCCCTGGCCGAGCTGGGCTACGAGCGGACCCCGTCCCAGTGCCGGGAGCGCATCAAG GTGGTGCCCTGGGATGTGACGTACTGA
- the MSANTD2 gene encoding myb/SANT-like DNA-binding domain-containing protein 2 isoform X5 produces the protein MPPPFSSARGSSEPHSRPSPRERSARRGRVRGERPGTAGGLHAAAGARSRPPSSKPGPRAAPESGAAGCEGASLPGGAAAAAWKMAAPCGSELPANSPLKIPKMEVLSPASPGGLSDGNPSLSDPSTPRGASPLGPGSAAGSGAAASGGLGLGLGGRSAASSSVSFSPGGGGGGGAAAAAAAACRGMSWTPAETNALIAVWGNERLVEARYQQLEGAGTVFGSKAPGPAMYERVSRALAELGYERTPSQCRERIKMKYLSQREH, from the coding sequence ATGCCCCCACCCTTCTCCTCCGCTCGGGGATCCAGCGAGCCTCATTCCCGCCCCTCGCCCCGGGAGAGGAGCGCGCGCCGCGGCCGGGTGCGCGGAGAAAGGCCGGGGACGGCAGGCGGCCTCCACGCGGCCGCCGGGGCCCGCAGCCGTCCGCCCTCCAGCAAGCCAGGCCCGAGGGCAGCCCCGGAGTCCGGGGCGGCCGGATGTGAGGGCGCGTCACTTCCGGGCGGTGCAGCGGCGGCCGCTTGGAAGATGGCTGCGCCCTGTGGCTCGGAGCTGCCCGCCAACTCGCCGCTAAAAATCCCGAAGATGGAGGTGCTCTCCCCGGCTTCTCCTGGTGGCCTGAGCGACGGAAACCCATCGCTGTCCGACCCTTCCACGCCTCGGGGTGCCTCCCCGCTCGGGCCGGGCAGTGCGGCGGGCTCGGGGGCAGCGGCGTCCGGGGGTctcgggctggggctggggggccgCAGCGCCGCCTCGTCCTCGGTCTCCTTCTCCCCTGGTGGCGGCGGTGGTGGCGGGGCTGCGGCAGCCGCCGCCGCTGCATGCCGGGGCATGTCGTGGACGCCGGCAGAGACGAACGCGCTCATCGCTGTGTGGGGCAACGAGCGGCTGGTGGAGGCACGGTACCAGCAGCTGGAGGGAGCCGGCACGGTGTTCGGCAGCAAGGCCCCCGGGCCGGCCATGTACGAGCGCGTGTCCCGGGCCCTGGCCGAGCTGGGCTACGAGCGGACCCCGTCCCAGTGCCGGGAGCGCATCAAG